Proteins encoded in a region of the Streptomyces sp. NBC_00258 genome:
- a CDS encoding energy-coupling factor ABC transporter ATP-binding protein produces the protein MDPVTSSVTPVTAPSLEVSGLAFAYPDGHQALFGVDFTVDRGERVALLGPNGAGKTTLVLHLNGILTGGAGTVTVAGLPVGRKHMAEIRRKVGIVFQDPDDQLFMPSVREDVAFGPAAAGLKGPELEARVRTALERVGMEAFADRPPHHLSFGQRRRVAVATVLAMEPEILVLDEPSSNLDPASRRELADILRSLDVTVLMVTHDLPYALELCPRALILSDGVIAADGRTGELLSDDELMREHRLELPFGFDPRSVTMGA, from the coding sequence ATGGACCCTGTGACCTCCTCCGTGACTCCTGTTACCGCGCCCTCCCTGGAAGTCTCCGGACTCGCCTTCGCCTACCCCGACGGACACCAGGCCCTCTTCGGCGTCGACTTCACCGTCGATCGCGGTGAGCGCGTGGCGCTGCTCGGGCCGAACGGCGCCGGCAAGACGACCCTCGTGCTGCACCTCAACGGCATCCTGACCGGCGGTGCCGGGACCGTGACGGTGGCCGGGCTGCCCGTCGGCCGGAAGCACATGGCGGAGATCCGGCGGAAGGTCGGCATCGTCTTCCAGGACCCGGACGACCAGCTGTTCATGCCGAGCGTGCGCGAGGACGTGGCCTTCGGGCCCGCGGCCGCCGGGCTCAAGGGGCCCGAGCTGGAGGCGCGGGTGCGCACCGCCCTGGAGCGGGTCGGGATGGAGGCCTTCGCCGACCGCCCGCCGCACCATCTCTCCTTCGGGCAGCGGCGCCGGGTGGCGGTCGCGACCGTGCTCGCGATGGAGCCGGAGATCCTGGTCCTCGACGAGCCGTCGTCCAACCTCGACCCCGCCTCACGGCGCGAACTCGCCGACATCCTGCGGTCGTTGGACGTGACCGTGCTCATGGTCACGCACGATCTGCCGTACGCCCTCGAACTGTGCCCGCGGGCCCTGATCCTCAGCGACGGCGTGATCGCGGCGGACGGCAGGACCGGCGAGCTTCTGTCGGACGACGAGCTGATGCGGGAGCACCGTCTGGAGTTGCCGTTCGGCTTCGACCCGCGCTCCGTGACAATGGGCGCGTGA
- a CDS encoding MarR family winged helix-turn-helix transcriptional regulator: MTNEEGPTADSPDEGAPAGSLLLDDQLCFALYAAQRAVTAAYRPLLEALGLTYPQYLVMLVLWERGELTVKELAGTLRLDYGTMSPLLKRLESAGLVHRERSVLDERSVLVAVTGRGEELRERAECVPSALLAGTRLTADEVERLRADLRRLTSMLPTVSTPK; encoded by the coding sequence GTGACGAACGAAGAGGGTCCGACGGCGGATTCGCCCGACGAGGGCGCGCCGGCCGGTTCGCTGCTGCTCGACGACCAGTTGTGCTTCGCGCTGTACGCGGCCCAGCGTGCCGTGACCGCCGCGTACCGTCCGCTCCTCGAAGCGCTCGGGCTCACCTATCCGCAGTACCTGGTCATGCTCGTCCTCTGGGAGCGCGGCGAGCTCACCGTCAAGGAGCTGGCCGGGACCCTGCGGCTCGACTACGGGACCATGTCGCCGCTGCTCAAACGCCTGGAGTCGGCCGGTCTTGTCCACCGGGAGCGCTCCGTGCTGGACGAGCGGTCGGTGCTGGTCGCGGTCACCGGGCGGGGCGAGGAGCTGCGGGAGCGCGCGGAGTGCGTGCCGTCGGCGCTGCTGGCCGGGACGCGGCTGACGGCGGACGAGGTGGAGCGGCTGCGCGCGGACCTCCGGCGGCTGACCTCGATGTTACCGACGGTTTCTACCCCCAAGTAA
- a CDS encoding organic hydroperoxide resistance protein, whose protein sequence is MTDAAVDLDSRPTKIMYVAEATAHGGREGYVTSQDGQLELKVAMPPALGGDGNGTNPEQLFAAGFSSCFHNALVLVGRREGFDLTGSTVAAKVGIGPNKQRGYGLAVALSVSLPILDQDVASKLVDAAHQVCPYSNATRGNIEVTILLG, encoded by the coding sequence ATGACCGACGCCGCTGTTGACCTCGACAGCCGTCCCACGAAGATCATGTACGTGGCCGAGGCCACGGCACACGGGGGCCGCGAAGGGTATGTGACCAGCCAGGACGGCCAGCTGGAGCTGAAGGTCGCGATGCCTCCGGCGCTGGGCGGCGACGGTAACGGCACCAACCCGGAGCAGCTCTTCGCGGCCGGCTTCAGCTCCTGCTTCCACAACGCGCTGGTCCTGGTCGGCCGCCGCGAGGGCTTCGACCTGACCGGTTCGACGGTCGCCGCGAAGGTCGGAATCGGCCCCAACAAGCAGCGCGGTTACGGCCTCGCGGTCGCCCTGAGCGTCTCGCTGCCGATCCTCGACCAGGACGTGGCGTCGAAGCTCGTGGACGCCGCCCACCAGGTCTGCCCGTACTCGAACGCGACACGCGGCAACATCGAGGTCACGATCCTGCTGGGCTAG